From the Hordeum vulgare subsp. vulgare chromosome 1H, MorexV3_pseudomolecules_assembly, whole genome shotgun sequence genome, the window aatataagtctttttaaagatttcactaacggattaatatgaatgtatatagacatactttagaatgttgattcattcattttgtttcgtatatagttcctaatgaaatctctaaagatacttatatttagaaacagatggAGTACTTAGATGAAGCAGAGATGCATGTATTGAGATGAATTTGTGTCCACACAAAAAAGTGAGATATTTAGGATAGCACatatcaaagagaagcttatccaaCATCGTTTaaaatgggtttcaactctagcgtaCCCCAACTTGTTCAAGAAGAAAAAACTGTTCTTTTTTCAGAACCAAaactttgtcgtcgttgttgttgtggtggtaaaAGAATGCCAAAAATTATGTACAGATCAAATACAGGATCTGCACAAAAGAACGTGCATGGCAGAAATTATATTATATTCGCGTGCTCAAAAACATACTTAAACCTAGTATCTTGGCTTCAATATGGAAAGTCGTCATGTGAAATACTCGACCATGGCACGAATCATCACTAAAATCTCTCAATGCACCTCAGGTCCAAATCAAGAACTGTTTTTCACATGTATCTGCGGTAACATTAGCACTCTGCAGAACTTTTTCTCACAGCTTCTTTTCTGCTGCCTTCTGACTGTACTCGTGCTTGAGAAGGTTCGCCCTCAGAAGCATGGACTTGACATCTCTCTCAAACTCGTTGCCCGTCTGCAGTGCCCGCTGGAAGGTTGCGTTTCTTTGATCGGCGTGACTTGCGTACAAAATCTTGTTGTGCGAGTCTATGCGAGCCTGCACAAATTTAAGAAACAACAAGATCAGCAAATTAGCCCTAGAAGTGCTCCACAAGGCATGTTACGCGAGGCATCTTTTTTGGCAGGTACCTGTATCTTGTTATCGGTGATAAGCGCTGCCAACTCTTTCTCTAACAGGGACACAGAGGTCTGGAAGGCAACAGCCATCAAGTTGAGATCAACAGATATGAATGGGAATGTGTACTGAATGATGGCTTTGTGGCGAATGTCCTTGTACAGAGTTTCGATATGCTCGTGCAAATGCATATCCAGCAGCAGGTTTGACTTCAGCTTCTCAAGATATCCCAGACATGACCCGTAGCGGCTGGTGTCAATCTTGCGATTGGTTAATAAACATGTATAAGGAACAAAAATGTATGCTTATGAAGAAAAAACAGCACGGCGTAGTAGCATAAAAAACATAGGAATTAATAATCTACTGCACAAGTGCATAAACAACATCATCTGGTAGAAGATTCAACACATCTCATAATAAATCCAGCTAGAATGTGAGAATGCAGGTGAATGACCACAAGTGAGGAAACTATTCCTTaggcaacaacaaccaaaacgtgACAGGTTTTTGTTGGTTCAGTTGTTATAGTTTATCCACCAGTCAATGACCATATCGTATCAGTGCAAATGACAAGCAACGAGAGCAACTGCTGTCTTACTGGATGTGGAAGGAATGAGAATGACAGAATGACCTCTCTTTTCAAATTCATAATTCTGCCATAAAGTTATGACCTCCACTTTTAAGAGTGCGCAATAGGGTTTGAGCATGGGTGCACAGGGTGCTCGACGGCATGCCCAGCTAACTGAGGCAACTGCTTGGCCCAGAACGTGGCCTTTGAGATGTCTCacggaaaatcatttgaaatttaTTTTACCTGACTAATGAACAACTGAAGTATGTTCTCTTTCAAGTTAAAGAAATCCATCATTTACAAATGATAGGATGGCAAGTCAATTGACAATCAGACAATGGCCAGAGCATGTTAACAAAAGATACATCATCATTTATATCATTGGCTTCACAAATAATTGAAGACTTAAAACGCCAAAGAACAGGAATGCCCAGAAGTGGCTTGGTATTTATCTATTTGGGAGAAATTTGGCATCTTGATAATGCAGCTTTGAGCTCCAGGCTAAAAGAACTATTTTGGGTCCCCCAAACTTCGATTTTTGTGCTAAATTTTGTCCAGATATAAAAGGTGAAATTTAAGCAAAAAATTATGACACAACGTCTGGAACTAGACTACCTGCCTATGACGCAAAGAACCTTTTTTAAGGCAATGTGCAAATTGGGACCAAAATGATCCCTTAAAATCTTTCAGGGCCTAACATGGAACTGGGAGTATATTTGGAGTACCAAACTTTACCCTGTTCGAAATACTGGACCGACTGTATAGTACTAAAACAATGTGAATAAGCTATAAATTATCCTGCTGCTGACGTCACGGTCCCTTAAACAAGTAAAACAAGACTCATTAAGCAATCATACATTTCATATGCCAGTCATCTTTTTTTGCACTGCCATTCCTTCAGATATACCTTGTACAGTTTAATTCACCCAAAGATCCCCATCTGTTATCTAGAAGACCAGAAATCCTACCATATCCTATCATAATACTAATTGCTATAGGAccaatctatacctactaataaaagaaataggtattcttagtccgtctTGCTATTTTATAGAAAACCCCCTGATATTTCTAACATTAAACCCGCAGTATATATTAAATGTACTCATATCTTCTAAATCATAACTCCagatttaacatattatatatgaaatttgactagcaaaatatgtagaatttgaatatgatgttattttacatgttaaacaTTTAATTAAAAAATTATCTAGGGTGTAATTTTAATAAATAATtcgttattcgtctttctttcatagtgGTACTAATCCcgattggggatgaacacgtcaacaaaatctggattggagatgaaattgaaggtcacTTGCCCGTTTCTTTATACTGtatgtattaaatctacatgcaagccgtgttaaaagagAAGACCTGTCGAATCTTGAACTGAACTTTTGTAGGGTAAGACTATATCTGTTTGTGCCGTAACTACGAAGActcagattatagaccattttttataaattaagagcgtatggttttttttctcccgttgcaacgcacgggcccttttgctagtagatTAAAAAAGAACTTCATCCCGCAGAAAAATATGCAGTTCAATAAAGCATTAAAGGAGAAAATTAATTGCAGCACTTGCATCCTAGTACCTTGCATAAAAATCATTTACCAGCTCCCTTACTTCAGGCACTAATTCCAAAAAATTGCGAAAATTGTAGTTGTCAATAACTTTGCTCTGTAACAAATGAGGAAATTAATCTGGTTTAGACAGAACATTTAACATAAAACATCCATGTGAAGGGAAAAAAATAGTTCAAGCAAAGACGAACCTTCAGCTCTGAGCGATCAAAAGAAGCAAGCGCGCATAGTGCACCATAGACAGCAACATCTTGTGGAGCTATAACTTCAGAATAGTTGGTCCTTAGCTCTGATCCTGTCTCTATAAACTTCAGAAGGGGGCACATTTTTAATTCTCGGAGTCAACTTAACAGTTCTATTACTATTATCAATCGTCCATCGTAAGTGTGAGTATGAAATAACTATCCGAAACATAAAACATGGCATCTTGTAATGTGGTTCTTCACAAAAGAAAAGGTTGGTAGATACCAATTATTATTATCAATTGTCCTTCATAACTGTGAGTATGAAATAACTAAATGAACCATAAAAAATGGCATGTTTGTTATGTGGTTCTTCACAAAAGTAAAAGTTGGTAGATACCAATTATTTGGCATTATGTCCAGCCCGAAGTAGAAATTGATATATCTATAGCATAATGAATTTTGTCAGGAGAAAAGGACGAGAGAACACATATTTGCTCAGTTTTGTATATAAATGATCAACATTTCCTGAAAAAGGAGTAAACAAACTGACAAACATAGCAGATGTACCCTAGACTAATAAAGTTAGGGGAACCCTTTATTTGTTTCATCTCCTTACTTCTAATAAACCACAGGTTAAAAGATCACTGCCGAAATCTCCAATAGCACATCGGTCGCAATTTTAAAACAGATCAGCTATTCAAGCCATTGTACAGAACACTACAAAGTTAACAGATTAAATGCACATGATTTATGAATCCCTGCCAATCTGATGTAGCAATACGAAATGCTAGGATAGAAACAACAACGTGAGGAGATTCTAGTGCACTAACCTTTCGGGCAGCAAGTTTGTACTTGTTTGTTTCCATGTAGGCTAACCCAGCAGCAGATCGCAACTTGGCGGCAGTAATAGGATCCATATCGTCTGGGGTCTGCTCCGCCTTGATGACATAATTTGAGACGTGCATAAACTGCCCCAGCTCAATGCTAACAAGTATGACATTCAAGCACATCTGAACAACATGCTTCGAGGTAGTGCAGTAATCGCGGGTCCTGATATAGCTCTTGAAGGCCTCTGAAAGGTGGCCCTGAGCATAGTGGAAGTCCCCAAGGTCGTTGTAACCCATCCGGATGCTCTCTTTGATCAGATTGGTCTGCAGGTGGAACAATTTCAGAACACAAGCCAATGCGTCGCAAGCAGAAATGGCGACCACACAATCCTAAAACGAACAAAAAGGAAGCGAGGTTTAGGGTTCCGGTACCCTGTAGACATTGAGCTCGCTGTCAAGCTTGTCCTTGCGCAGCAGGGCGCGGCGCTCGACGGCGTCGGACCAGGCCTGGTCGACGGCGTAGCGGGAGCCGAGGCGGCCGGCGATCCTAACGGAGATGTCGCGGTGGAGGGCCGTGTCCTCGCCCTTGAGGGCCCAGTCGTAGGCCAGCCGGAGCGCATCCAGACGCATCTGCTCCGACCCGCACTTCTCCGCGATGAAGAGGAGCCGCGCCACGCGCGTGCGCCCCGAGTACTGAGCCGCGTACGCCTCCACGTCGAACTGGTCCCCGGACACCAGCGCGTGCGAGGACTCGCCGCCGTCCGCGGGTGCGGGCGCGGTCGGGAGCTCATCCTCGACGTCCATGGCGTTAAACCCTAGAGAAACGGCCGGGCGGAAGCGAAGGAGCGGGGAGGCGACGGCGAGATAGAACCGGACTTGTTTGGAAACGAGAAGTTGAGGGGTTGATCCGTAAATTCTCGCTGGCGTCAGCAGAACTGTTTGCGGAGTAAAATGCATGGTTGCCCCCTGAACTTGCTGGCTTGGTCCAAAACAGTCCTCAAACTCAAGAAATGTATCAATAGATAcaattatgtactccctccgttcctaaatataaaaccttttagaAATTCTCTATGCActtcatacggagcaaaatgagtgaacctatactctaaaatatgtctatataaatccgtatatagtccatagtgtaatctctaaaaggtcttatatttaggaacggagggagtatatagcgAACCAACATGTAATTAAATGGTTAGAATGAATGTGATGTGATTAAATGGTTAGAGTGAATGTGGTCTGCCCGGTCCATCAGGATTCAAGTCGTGATGTTCgtatttttttctgaatttatttcaggatttttgaTGATGTGCATTCAGTGAGAGGAGACGTTTCCGTCGACGATAACTTTGTAAATCTTCAGATTATATgtcggtttaatcttttggaggtGCTTATAGGGACATGATGTACATGTGTATTTTCATATAAATGAATGTATGTACGTGTATATAATCACTTACATATGTATTGTGTTACAAAAAGATACAATTACGCATATGATTCACGAATATAGCAGCATACATGGCATGCCACGTCAGCCGGCCCTCTCTTCATCTCTATAAGACCCACATGTATGTGGGTCCTCTCTCCATCTTTGTAAGACCtatatttatttttgaatttattttatgattttctgTGGTGCACATTCAGTAAGAGAAGACGTTTTCGGCAACGATGAAGCGACTATAGTGACTTTGTAAATCTTAAAATGATATGCCGGATCGGTCTCTTACATGTGCTCATAGAGATAGGATGTGCGTGTGTATATTTATAAAAATGAAAGTATGCGCGTGTATATAAATATTTATGTAGGTATTTGAACATGTGACCACGAGGGCATGGCAACATATGCACAGATGCTAACCATCAGAACCGttgactctgtttgatattgtttGCATTTCCACATGATGATCAAATTGTTACGGTTGGATGTTGTATGTTGTACCGTCGCCCGGCTGGCCCTTGTTTGCTTGATACGCTTCTTGTCGTGGCATTCCGTCGAAAACAAGTTTCGCTCAGTTTTTTCGTCTTAGCTCTGTCAATGATTTGTGTTGTCTTCATAGGACATGCTAGTGCTTCAAAGGGCGTTGCATGCATGTTCAGGTTAGAGAGGTACAACATCAACTTGActctacatgcatgcatcatctcAATCTAATCCCTCATCTCAATCTATTCCCTCTGTACCAAAATACTTGTAGTTGGATAAAACTAGATTTAGTTTTCCCCAACTATAAGTATTTAGATACAGAGAAAATAGTTATTACGAAGAATCATTGTAACCTTAACTCTCATTAGAGGAGTGGCAATCATactaataacaacaataacatagCCGATCGTTGGCATTTACGGCATGCTTCAATTTGTGTGTAGTAACCTCTCGGTCATCTCGTGGTATTCACGCCGGCCTCGACTCGATTGCCCTCTCCGCCGATGACTATGACTTGATCTTCGTCTCTGTAGCCGACACCCATTCCCGTTGTCCACGACATGCGACTAGAATCGCTGGAGCGCAGAGCTTGGCACATCACATGCCGGTGCGGCAAGATGTTGGAAGTTGGCGTCATGGTTCACTAGTGACATTAAGAGGTCCTTGTCGAGCTAAGtagttagagcaactccaacgcgtcTGACGGGGGCATAACCCcgggctaggctcatcaagcctactccccCACACTTTGGTGTAGAGAGGGGCGAAAGCTTCCTCAACCGTTGGTTCCTCCTGGTCGGCTGCGTGGTCCTTGCCGGCTAGGAGCGTAGCCGTCTACTCTATGGCCGGATGGCTAGCACCCAGCCGGCTGGAGGGCACCTGTCGCATCGATACTCATGATGTGACGGGGGCCTTCAATTAAAGGCGAAAGTACCTCAACGCGGGTACGATGGAGAAGCATACGCATGGCTACAGTGGTGACGGTCGTACCGCTAACCGATGTCGGCTGCAACCCGTCAACCGTGTACAGTACCCGCACGccaccacccactccattacgTGGCCCGACGTGGCTACAGTGGAAACGGCCGTACCGCTGACAAGACTAATCATCAGTGGGCCCTCTAGCCAGCCGGAGAGgctgccagccccccccccccatattGTACCTAATATCCATTTTGTAGGTCGGGGGGGGGTCGTCTATAAACCCGTGGCCCCCCTGCATGCAGAGCGTCGGCCAttcttacacacacacacacacactcatacatgAGAGGCAGATAGCGAGCCGgctgctccatcttcctcctccgtcgaacagctcaaggagcatcttgtagttctcttggttcatcaaccactctggcaggactaggggtattatctcccacggagagcctcaaacctgggtacattgtgcgtcttgcattgctagttaccaatctcgttctcggagcccgtcggtgtcccttcggtcccaaccactctcgataagcctacccatggcatctgtcgtgagaaaatgacgacaattggcgcccaccttggggtcgTCCGCGGCACCGGCCGAGTTACACTCCGGGTGGGACCCTTCGCCAACCGTACCGGATGCCTCGCGTCCGGACTGATCAACACGCTCGTGGATCCTGCCCCTGCGGAGGTTTCCGCGGTGTTGATCGTCGGCTCCGCCCGCCTTGCAGGCTCCGCCATCGAGCTCACCAGCGAGTCGCACGACAGCGGTGTCGCTTCTGACGTCGTTCGCCTCTACGCCCTCTTCGACAAACTGCGCCTCAACGACGAGCCTCGCCACCTTGGCGGGGACGTCGACATCAACGCCCTCTGCGCGCACTTTAGCAGACTCAGTCTTGAAGATGCGCATGCACCCGACGAGCACCCCAGCGACGTACTCGACTGCAATGATCCACCAACGTTTCCGGGATCTCTCTCCCCGCACGACGTCGCCATTTCCTCCGATCTCATGGAGGTGATGATTGCACGCTCCAGCGCCAGCTCGGGTCGTGCCAAGGCCGCGGCGGACGCGGTTGCGCTCCATCTGGGCCCTTCTGATCCACTTCCTGCCACCCTTGCCGGGCTGACTCCTCCTATCTCCCCGACGGCTAATCCTGTGTCGGCTAGGGCCAAGATGGAAGAGGCTCACGATAAGCTATTGGTGGAGGGCACCGCCCTCGCCACCGCCAAGCGTCGGATGGAGGTTGCGCAACGCGAGTAAAACTCCGCCTACGGCTTCACCCCGGCTGCTAACGGACCCAGCCGGCGTGGTGACATCTGCGGTCGCGGTCGGGTTGTTGCCCAAATCCTAGGCGACAAGTTGCCCATCTACGACACTTCTGCGGCCCTTGATTAGATGGACGCCCTGGAGGGCGAGGAGCATGCGCGCCATGAAAAGCGTGTCAAGGACCTCCTCGCTGCCACCAACGAGCAACAGGGTCGCCTCCATCCTGCCCGTGATTTCTCCGTGTCTCCGGGTTTCGACCTCGAGGGTTACCATGTCTCCAGCGACCGTCAACAAGCTCATCATTCTTCCTCCCCTCGTGGCTCCGTCCGGAGGGCCGAGGGAAGTCGCGACCGGCGTTCCCAGCATCGAAGCGAGCATCACACAGTATCTAGCCATCTCTGCGAGCCGGCTGAAAATGAAGGAGGATCAGTCCATGAAGTCCCCCCCTGAGTGGCGGGAAAAGGCCAGCACACCCGTGCCCCCAGTTCGACCCGAGCTCGCTGCTCGGCTCGATCCACGCGTCCTTCGCAGCGAGAACGATGCTCGCACCCGCATCGACCTTCTGGTGCAGTCGGCCCTCCTCGGGAGGAGGGTCCCATCGGTCCAGCGTGCTTCGGCCCTCAGATCCACGGGGAGCCGTTCCCTTCGGGCTTCACCCTCCCTCGCGACACTCCAAAATACAACGGCTCCGCCAAGCCGGGACactggttgatcgactacaccaccgcagtcGGCATCGCCCGGGGTAACAAGCGCGTAGCCGTGTGCTACGTGCCACTTGTGCTGACCGGCTCGGCTCGAACTTTGCTTAACAGCctgccagccggcagcgtcaacaccTGGGTTGACTTTGAAGATgctttcgtccgcaacttcattgGCACCTACAAATGCCCTGGCCGCCCCccacgagctggccatgtgcgttcaGAATCCCGACGAGCCCCTCCGCGACTACGTGACGCGTTGGACGGAGTTGcgcaactcctgcgaaggagtgcatgaAGTACATGCCATTCAGTACTTCATCGAAGGCTGCCGAGGCGACACCCTTCTCAAGCACAAACTCATGTGCTCTGAGCCTACCTCTTTGGCGGCActcatggccaaggcagacaaGTACGCCACTGCCGACTCTGCAATGCGGATCAAGGTCAGCATGACGGACAAACTCGTCCAACCGCCGGCTGGCGACAACCGAGGCGGGcaaaacaacaagcgcaaggcagatCAACAGGACTCGCGACCTGGGAGCAAGCAGGTGGCAAACATGGAGGAAGAGCAGCCGGCTGCACAAGCCGGCGCTCAGCAACAACGAACTGGCAAGAAGgcctggcagcccaagctcacttTCGAGCAGATGCTTGACGCACCCTACAAGTTGTACTCCAAGGCGAAGCCGACCACCCACACGCTCTGGCAGTGCAGCTTCTCACAGTGCCTAGAGTGGGGTGAGGGTCTGCCAGCTCCCCCGGGGGCGGCTCCTCGAGTTCCGGCTCCTGGGTCGGGTCCGGCTCCAGCTCTTCCCCAAGCAGGACGGGGCCTgcatcgtcttcaccagcgagggcgacgacaagcacaaccagcgTCAGTGCCGGCATGAGGCgaatgccacggtcccctcggttcctcaatacatgcattggtctgaaaagccaattacCTGGAGTCGGGCggtccatcctgcggtgatgccgaaCCCCGGCACCTACGCGCTCGTCCTTGACCCCACCATCATCTCCAAGAGACTCACCTGTCGGTTCtcacgggtgctggtcgatggcggtagcagcatcaacatcctctaccatgACACCTTGCTCAAGCTCGGGCTGAAGGACAAGGACCTGCAGCCGACCAGGACTGTCTTCCATGACATTGTGCCGGGGCAGTCTTGCTCGCCTATCagaaaaatccagctggacgtcctctttggcGACAAGTCACACTTCCGCCGCGAGCCGgtttggttcgaggtggtggacctcaacaGCCCTTACCatgcgctgctgggcagaccggcactgaccaagttcatggcgatcccccattacgcctacctcaagatgaatatgctgGGGCCCAAGGGTATTATCAGTGTTTCCGGCGACTATAAGGAGTCAGTCGAGTGTGCACGCGACAGCAGCCGGCTGGCTGAGGCGCTAGTGATTGCAGAGGAGAAGAAGTagctcgaccggctcgtggcccaggccacCGAGCAACCGACCGTGCCAACTCCCCCGCCCTAGCCGGCCAGCGAGGCCGCGTTCGAGCCGTCCAAGGAAACCAAGCAAGTGCCACTCGACCCggccaaccccaagcagtgcgtcaccatcggcgccaaactcagccccaaataggaaggcgagctcgttgacttcctccgtgagaatcgagttatctttgcatggtccccccaaggacatgccgggagtCCCGAGGAAATACGCCGAACACAAGCTTCATGTACGGCCGGATGCAAAGTCGgtcaaacaacctttgcgccactTCGCTGAGGGGAAGCAGCGCACCATCGGAGAAGAGATCGCCCCGCTGCTCGTAGacagcttcatcatggaagttttccaccaggactggctggccaacccagtcctggtgctgaagaaaaacaaaaccTGGCACATGTGTATcaatgatgatgagatgatgtatatacttctcactccttgttggttaccccaagtggaaggtttagatgtagtcaacagcaagttttcccttacacggagactgtatggtttatcgaaccaggaggactcctaggaccaacaagtaggtgtcttccaccctggcgctagcagaagacgtggacctgcacacacaacaaataactttgctcgcaatgagtacagagaggttgtcaatctctccggccttgtagtttgcaaaggatcaaaacacaagcgggaaagtaatagtgattgcaatggaaaagtaaaggaaaacggtaaatgatggaggtgtaaacaatgatggtgatatggac encodes:
- the LOC123434997 gene encoding COP9 signalosome complex subunit 1-like, translating into MDVEDELPTAPAPADGGESSHALVSGDQFDVEAYAAQYSGRTRVARLLFIAEKCGSEQMRLDALRLAYDWALKGEDTALHRDISVRIAGRLGSRYAVDQAWSDAVERRALLRKDKLDSELNVYRTNLIKESIRMGYNDLGDFHYAQGHLSEAFKSYIRTRDYCTTSKHVVQMCLNVILVSIELGQFMHVSNYVIKAEQTPDDMDPITAAKLRSAAGLAYMETNKYKLAARKFIETGSELRTNYSEVIAPQDVAVYGALCALASFDRSELKSKVIDNYNFRNFLELVPEVRELVNDFYASRYGSCLGYLEKLKSNLLLDMHLHEHIETLYKDIRHKAIIQYTFPFISVDLNLMAVAFQTSVSLLEKELAALITDNKIQARIDSHNKILYASHADQRNATFQRALQTGNEFERDVKSMLLRANLLKHEYSQKAAEKKL